Proteins from a single region of Drosophila biarmipes strain raj3 chromosome 3R, RU_DBia_V1.1, whole genome shotgun sequence:
- the LOC108032205 gene encoding dorsal-ventral patterning protein tolloid isoform X1 has translation MKMKAKLLFVFSVGALLMAFLADFAEGRRLSQLPESECDFDFKEQPEDFFGLLDSPQVSEVASRGREPNYNAAQPQQVPPRKAEEPKDGSHQLRTDRQHSGRRRKQHKAGLRLPPPLLWTDDAEDVLQHSHSFIQNPTSQGRPLQRQRRAVTVRKERTWDYGVIPYEIDGIFSGAHKALFKQAMRHWENFTCIKFVERDPSLHVNYIYFTVKNCGCCSFLGKNGNGRQPISIGRNCEKFGIIIHELGHTIGFHHEHARGDRDKHIVINKANIMRGQEYNFDVLSQEEVDLPLLPYDLNSIMHYAKNSFSKSPYLDTITPIGIPPGTPLELGQRRRLSRGDIVQANLLYKCASCGRTYQQNSGNIVSPHFVYSGNGVLTEFEGSGDAGEESSPGSEFDASLTNCEWRITATNGEKVILHLQQLHLMSSKDCSQDYLEIRDGYWHRSPLVRRLCGNASGEVITTQTSRMLLNYVNRNADKGYRGFKATFEVVCGGDIQLTRDQSIDSPNYPLDYMPDKECVWRITAPDNHQVALKFQSFELEKHDGCSYDFVEIRDGNHSDSRLIGRFCGDKLPPNIKTRTNQMYIRFVSDASVQKLGFSAALMLDVDECKFTDHGCQHLCINTLGSYQCGCRAGFELQANGKTCENACGGVVDATKSNGSLYSPSYPDVYPNSKQCVWEVVAPPNHAVFLNFTHFDLEGTRFHYTKCNYDYLIIYSKMRDNRLRKIGIYCGHELPPVVNSEQSVLRLEFYSDRTVQRSGFVAQFVIDVDECSINNGGCQHRCRNTFGSYQCSCRNGYTLDENGHNCTETRCKFEITTSYGVLQSPNYPEDYPRNIYCYWHFQTVLGHRIQLTFHDFAVESHQECIYDYVAIYDGRSENSSTLGIYCGGREPYAVIASTNEMFMVLSTDAGLQRKGFKATYVSECGGYLRATNHSQTFYSHPRYGSRPYRRNMYCDWRIQADPESSVKIRFLHFEIEYSERCDYDYLEVTEEGYSMNTIHGRFCGKHKPPIIVSNSDTLLLRFQTDESNSLRGFAISFMAVDPPEDSAGEDFDAVTPFPGYLKNMYSSETGSENLPLAHLLPPSRLM, from the exons ATGAAAATGAAAGCgaaattattgtttgtgttctCTGTGGGAGCTCTGCTGATGGCCTTTCTGGCGGATTTCGCGGAAGGCAGGCGACTGAGTCAGCTGCCCGAGAGTGAGTGTGACTTTGACTTCAAGGAACAGCCGGAGGACTTCTTTGGCCTGCTGGACTCTCCACAGGTGAGTGAGGTGGCATCACGTGGTCGAGAGCCGAATTACAATGCAGCACAGCCACAACAGGTGCCGCCAAGAAAGGCAGAGGAGCCAAAGGATGGCAGCCATCAGCTGAGGACAGACAGACAACATTCGGG GAGGCGCAGGAAGCAGCACAAAGCCGGTCTGAGATTACCACCTCCACTACTCTGGACCGACGACGCCGAGGATGTCCTGCAGCACAGTCATTCGTTCATCCAAAATCCCACTTCGCAAGGAAGACCCCTTCAAAGGCAGCGGAGAGCCGTGACTGTGAGGAAGGAGCGAACCTGGGACTACGGGGTAATTCCCTACGAGATCGATGGCATCTTCAGTGGAGCCCACAAGGCGCTCTTCAAGCAGGCCATGCGCCACTGGGAGAACTTCACCTGCATCAAGTTCGTGGAACGCGATCCCAGTTTGCACGTGAACTACATATACTTCACGGTCAAGAACTGCGG ATGCTGCTCCTTCCTGGGCAAGAATGGCAACGGTCGCCAGCCCATCTCCATAGGTCGCAACTGTGAAAAGTTCGGCATCATCATCCATGAACTGGGCCACACCATTGGCTTCCACCATGAGCATGCCCGTGGGGACAGGGACAAGCACATCGTCATCAACAAGGCGAACATCATGAGGGGTCAGGAGTACAACTTCGATGTGCTGTCGCAGGAGGAGGTGGACCTGCCACTGCTGCCCTACGACCTCAACTCCATCATGCACTACGCCAAGAACTCGTTCTCGAAGAGTCCCTACCTGGATACCATCACGCCCATAGGTATTCCACCGGGAACCCCCTTGGAGCTGGGTCAGAGAAGGCGCCTCAGTCGTGGGGACATTGTCCAGGCCAATCTGCTCTATAAATGCGCCTCCTGCGGAAGGACTTATCAGCAGAACTCCGGAAATATAGTGAGTCCACACTTTGTGTACTCGGGCAACGGAGTGCTGACGGAATTCGAAGGCAGTGGAGATGCCGGAGAGGAGTCCTCGCCGGGGTCCGAGTTCGATGCCTCCCTGACCAACTGCGAGTGGCGGATCACAGCCACCAATGGCGAGAAGGTCATCCTGCATCTGCAACAGCTGCACCTGATGAGCTCCAAGGACTGCTCGCAGGATTACCTGGAGATCCGGGACGGCTACTGGCACCGATCGCCACTGGTTAGACGGCTCTGCGGCAATGCCAGTGGGGAGGTCATCACCACCCAGACCAGTCGCATGCTCCTCAACTATGTGAACCGGAATGCAGACAAGGGTTATCGAGGCTTCAAGGCCACATTCGAGG TGGTCTGCGGTGGAGACATCCAGCTGACCAGGGATCAGTCCATAGACTCGCCCAACTATCCGCTGGACTACATGCCCGACAAGGAGTGCGTGTGGCGCATAACGGCTCCGGACAACCACCAGGTGGCCCTGAAGTTCCAGAGTTTCGAGCTGGAGAAGCACGATGGTTGCTCCTACGACTTCGTGGAGATACGAGACGGCAATCACAGCGACTCCAGGCTCATAGGGCGGTTCTGCGGGGATAAGTTGCCTCCAAATATAAA AACCCGCACCAATCAGATGTACATCCGCTTCGTCTCCGATGCTTCCGTGCAAAAGCTGGGATTCTCCGCCGCCCTGATGCTGGATGTGGACGAGTGCAAGTTCACGGATCACGGTTGCCAGCACCTGTGTATCAACACCTTGGGCAGCTACCAGTGCGGCTGTCGAGCGGGATTCGAGTTGCAGGCCAATGGCAAGACCTGCGAGAACGCCTGCGGCGGCGTAGTGGATGCCACTAAGTCCAATGGCTCCCTCTACTCACCCTCCTATCCGGATGTGTATCCCAACTCGAAACAGTGCGTGTGGGAGGTGGTTGCCCCACCGAATCACGCCGTCTTCCTGAACTTCACCCACTTCGATTTGGAGGGCACTCGGTTCCACTACACCAAGTGCAACTACGACTATCTGATAATCTACTCCAAGATGAGGGATAATCGGTTGAGGAAAATTGGCATTTACTGCGGTCACGAACTGCCGCCGGTGGTGAACTCCGAGCAGAGTGTCCTGAGGCTGGAGTTCTACTCGGACCGCACAGTGCAGCGGAGTGGTTTTGTGGCCCAGTTTGTGATAG ACGTGGATGAGTGCTCCATCAACAATGGTGGCTGCCAGCACAGGTGCCGGAACACCTTCGGATCCTACCAGTGCAGCTGCCGGAACGGGTACACTCTGGACGAGAATGGGCACAACTGCACGGAGACGCGCTGCAAGTTCGAGATCACCACGTCGTATGGCGTACTCCAGAGTCCCAACTACCCGGAGGACTACCCCCGCAACATCTACTGCTACTGGCACTTCCAGACCGTCCTGGGCCATCGGATCCAGTTGACGTTCCACGACTTTGCGGTGGAGAGCCACCAGGAGTGCATCTACGACTACGTGGCCATCTACGATGGTCGCTCCGAGAACAGCTCCACCCTGGGGATATATTGCGGTGGGCGGGAGCCCTACGCCGTGATTGCTTCCACCAACGAGATGTTCATGGTCCTTTCCACGGATGCGGGTCTGCAGAGGAAGGGCTTCAAGGCCACCTATGTCTCCGAGTGCGGTGGCTATCTGAGGGCCACGAATCACTCGCAGACCTTCTACTCGCACCCGCGGTACGGAAGTAGACCCTACAGGCGGAACATGTACTGCGACTGGCGCATCCAGGCGGATCCGGAGAGCAGCGTCAAGATCCGGTTCCTGCACTTCGAGATCGAGTACTCGGAGCGGTGTGACTACGACTATCTGGAGGTCACCGAGGAGGGCTATTCCATGAACACCATCCACGGGAGATTCTGCGGCAAGCACAAGCCGCCCATTATAGTTTCCAACTCGGACACCTTGCTGCTGCGGTTCCAAACCGACGAGAGTAACTCCCTTAGGGGATTCGCCATCTCCTTCATGGCCGTGGATCCGCCGGAGGACTCGGCTGGCGAGGATTTCGATGCGGTCACGCCCTTTCCGGGTTACCTCAAGAACATGTATTCCTCCGAGACGGGGAGCGAGAACCTGCCACTCGCCCACCTCCTGCCGCCCAGTAGGCTTATGTAA
- the LOC108032205 gene encoding dorsal-ventral patterning protein tolloid isoform X2, whose protein sequence is MKMKAKLLFVFSVGALLMAFLADFAEGRRLSQLPESECDFDFKEQPEDFFGLLDSPQPQQVPPRKAEEPKDGSHQLRTDRQHSGRRRKQHKAGLRLPPPLLWTDDAEDVLQHSHSFIQNPTSQGRPLQRQRRAVTVRKERTWDYGVIPYEIDGIFSGAHKALFKQAMRHWENFTCIKFVERDPSLHVNYIYFTVKNCGCCSFLGKNGNGRQPISIGRNCEKFGIIIHELGHTIGFHHEHARGDRDKHIVINKANIMRGQEYNFDVLSQEEVDLPLLPYDLNSIMHYAKNSFSKSPYLDTITPIGIPPGTPLELGQRRRLSRGDIVQANLLYKCASCGRTYQQNSGNIVSPHFVYSGNGVLTEFEGSGDAGEESSPGSEFDASLTNCEWRITATNGEKVILHLQQLHLMSSKDCSQDYLEIRDGYWHRSPLVRRLCGNASGEVITTQTSRMLLNYVNRNADKGYRGFKATFEVVCGGDIQLTRDQSIDSPNYPLDYMPDKECVWRITAPDNHQVALKFQSFELEKHDGCSYDFVEIRDGNHSDSRLIGRFCGDKLPPNIKTRTNQMYIRFVSDASVQKLGFSAALMLDVDECKFTDHGCQHLCINTLGSYQCGCRAGFELQANGKTCENACGGVVDATKSNGSLYSPSYPDVYPNSKQCVWEVVAPPNHAVFLNFTHFDLEGTRFHYTKCNYDYLIIYSKMRDNRLRKIGIYCGHELPPVVNSEQSVLRLEFYSDRTVQRSGFVAQFVIDVDECSINNGGCQHRCRNTFGSYQCSCRNGYTLDENGHNCTETRCKFEITTSYGVLQSPNYPEDYPRNIYCYWHFQTVLGHRIQLTFHDFAVESHQECIYDYVAIYDGRSENSSTLGIYCGGREPYAVIASTNEMFMVLSTDAGLQRKGFKATYVSECGGYLRATNHSQTFYSHPRYGSRPYRRNMYCDWRIQADPESSVKIRFLHFEIEYSERCDYDYLEVTEEGYSMNTIHGRFCGKHKPPIIVSNSDTLLLRFQTDESNSLRGFAISFMAVDPPEDSAGEDFDAVTPFPGYLKNMYSSETGSENLPLAHLLPPSRLM, encoded by the exons ATGAAAATGAAAGCgaaattattgtttgtgttctCTGTGGGAGCTCTGCTGATGGCCTTTCTGGCGGATTTCGCGGAAGGCAGGCGACTGAGTCAGCTGCCCGAGAGTGAGTGTGACTTTGACTTCAAGGAACAGCCGGAGGACTTCTTTGGCCTGCTGGACTCTCCACAG CCACAACAGGTGCCGCCAAGAAAGGCAGAGGAGCCAAAGGATGGCAGCCATCAGCTGAGGACAGACAGACAACATTCGGG GAGGCGCAGGAAGCAGCACAAAGCCGGTCTGAGATTACCACCTCCACTACTCTGGACCGACGACGCCGAGGATGTCCTGCAGCACAGTCATTCGTTCATCCAAAATCCCACTTCGCAAGGAAGACCCCTTCAAAGGCAGCGGAGAGCCGTGACTGTGAGGAAGGAGCGAACCTGGGACTACGGGGTAATTCCCTACGAGATCGATGGCATCTTCAGTGGAGCCCACAAGGCGCTCTTCAAGCAGGCCATGCGCCACTGGGAGAACTTCACCTGCATCAAGTTCGTGGAACGCGATCCCAGTTTGCACGTGAACTACATATACTTCACGGTCAAGAACTGCGG ATGCTGCTCCTTCCTGGGCAAGAATGGCAACGGTCGCCAGCCCATCTCCATAGGTCGCAACTGTGAAAAGTTCGGCATCATCATCCATGAACTGGGCCACACCATTGGCTTCCACCATGAGCATGCCCGTGGGGACAGGGACAAGCACATCGTCATCAACAAGGCGAACATCATGAGGGGTCAGGAGTACAACTTCGATGTGCTGTCGCAGGAGGAGGTGGACCTGCCACTGCTGCCCTACGACCTCAACTCCATCATGCACTACGCCAAGAACTCGTTCTCGAAGAGTCCCTACCTGGATACCATCACGCCCATAGGTATTCCACCGGGAACCCCCTTGGAGCTGGGTCAGAGAAGGCGCCTCAGTCGTGGGGACATTGTCCAGGCCAATCTGCTCTATAAATGCGCCTCCTGCGGAAGGACTTATCAGCAGAACTCCGGAAATATAGTGAGTCCACACTTTGTGTACTCGGGCAACGGAGTGCTGACGGAATTCGAAGGCAGTGGAGATGCCGGAGAGGAGTCCTCGCCGGGGTCCGAGTTCGATGCCTCCCTGACCAACTGCGAGTGGCGGATCACAGCCACCAATGGCGAGAAGGTCATCCTGCATCTGCAACAGCTGCACCTGATGAGCTCCAAGGACTGCTCGCAGGATTACCTGGAGATCCGGGACGGCTACTGGCACCGATCGCCACTGGTTAGACGGCTCTGCGGCAATGCCAGTGGGGAGGTCATCACCACCCAGACCAGTCGCATGCTCCTCAACTATGTGAACCGGAATGCAGACAAGGGTTATCGAGGCTTCAAGGCCACATTCGAGG TGGTCTGCGGTGGAGACATCCAGCTGACCAGGGATCAGTCCATAGACTCGCCCAACTATCCGCTGGACTACATGCCCGACAAGGAGTGCGTGTGGCGCATAACGGCTCCGGACAACCACCAGGTGGCCCTGAAGTTCCAGAGTTTCGAGCTGGAGAAGCACGATGGTTGCTCCTACGACTTCGTGGAGATACGAGACGGCAATCACAGCGACTCCAGGCTCATAGGGCGGTTCTGCGGGGATAAGTTGCCTCCAAATATAAA AACCCGCACCAATCAGATGTACATCCGCTTCGTCTCCGATGCTTCCGTGCAAAAGCTGGGATTCTCCGCCGCCCTGATGCTGGATGTGGACGAGTGCAAGTTCACGGATCACGGTTGCCAGCACCTGTGTATCAACACCTTGGGCAGCTACCAGTGCGGCTGTCGAGCGGGATTCGAGTTGCAGGCCAATGGCAAGACCTGCGAGAACGCCTGCGGCGGCGTAGTGGATGCCACTAAGTCCAATGGCTCCCTCTACTCACCCTCCTATCCGGATGTGTATCCCAACTCGAAACAGTGCGTGTGGGAGGTGGTTGCCCCACCGAATCACGCCGTCTTCCTGAACTTCACCCACTTCGATTTGGAGGGCACTCGGTTCCACTACACCAAGTGCAACTACGACTATCTGATAATCTACTCCAAGATGAGGGATAATCGGTTGAGGAAAATTGGCATTTACTGCGGTCACGAACTGCCGCCGGTGGTGAACTCCGAGCAGAGTGTCCTGAGGCTGGAGTTCTACTCGGACCGCACAGTGCAGCGGAGTGGTTTTGTGGCCCAGTTTGTGATAG ACGTGGATGAGTGCTCCATCAACAATGGTGGCTGCCAGCACAGGTGCCGGAACACCTTCGGATCCTACCAGTGCAGCTGCCGGAACGGGTACACTCTGGACGAGAATGGGCACAACTGCACGGAGACGCGCTGCAAGTTCGAGATCACCACGTCGTATGGCGTACTCCAGAGTCCCAACTACCCGGAGGACTACCCCCGCAACATCTACTGCTACTGGCACTTCCAGACCGTCCTGGGCCATCGGATCCAGTTGACGTTCCACGACTTTGCGGTGGAGAGCCACCAGGAGTGCATCTACGACTACGTGGCCATCTACGATGGTCGCTCCGAGAACAGCTCCACCCTGGGGATATATTGCGGTGGGCGGGAGCCCTACGCCGTGATTGCTTCCACCAACGAGATGTTCATGGTCCTTTCCACGGATGCGGGTCTGCAGAGGAAGGGCTTCAAGGCCACCTATGTCTCCGAGTGCGGTGGCTATCTGAGGGCCACGAATCACTCGCAGACCTTCTACTCGCACCCGCGGTACGGAAGTAGACCCTACAGGCGGAACATGTACTGCGACTGGCGCATCCAGGCGGATCCGGAGAGCAGCGTCAAGATCCGGTTCCTGCACTTCGAGATCGAGTACTCGGAGCGGTGTGACTACGACTATCTGGAGGTCACCGAGGAGGGCTATTCCATGAACACCATCCACGGGAGATTCTGCGGCAAGCACAAGCCGCCCATTATAGTTTCCAACTCGGACACCTTGCTGCTGCGGTTCCAAACCGACGAGAGTAACTCCCTTAGGGGATTCGCCATCTCCTTCATGGCCGTGGATCCGCCGGAGGACTCGGCTGGCGAGGATTTCGATGCGGTCACGCCCTTTCCGGGTTACCTCAAGAACATGTATTCCTCCGAGACGGGGAGCGAGAACCTGCCACTCGCCCACCTCCTGCCGCCCAGTAGGCTTATGTAA
- the LOC108032205 gene encoding dorsal-ventral patterning protein tolloid isoform X3 → MKMKAKLLFVFSVGALLMAFLADFAEGRRLSQLPESECDFDFKEQPEDFFGLLDSPQVPPRKAEEPKDGSHQLRTDRQHSGRRRKQHKAGLRLPPPLLWTDDAEDVLQHSHSFIQNPTSQGRPLQRQRRAVTVRKERTWDYGVIPYEIDGIFSGAHKALFKQAMRHWENFTCIKFVERDPSLHVNYIYFTVKNCGCCSFLGKNGNGRQPISIGRNCEKFGIIIHELGHTIGFHHEHARGDRDKHIVINKANIMRGQEYNFDVLSQEEVDLPLLPYDLNSIMHYAKNSFSKSPYLDTITPIGIPPGTPLELGQRRRLSRGDIVQANLLYKCASCGRTYQQNSGNIVSPHFVYSGNGVLTEFEGSGDAGEESSPGSEFDASLTNCEWRITATNGEKVILHLQQLHLMSSKDCSQDYLEIRDGYWHRSPLVRRLCGNASGEVITTQTSRMLLNYVNRNADKGYRGFKATFEVVCGGDIQLTRDQSIDSPNYPLDYMPDKECVWRITAPDNHQVALKFQSFELEKHDGCSYDFVEIRDGNHSDSRLIGRFCGDKLPPNIKTRTNQMYIRFVSDASVQKLGFSAALMLDVDECKFTDHGCQHLCINTLGSYQCGCRAGFELQANGKTCENACGGVVDATKSNGSLYSPSYPDVYPNSKQCVWEVVAPPNHAVFLNFTHFDLEGTRFHYTKCNYDYLIIYSKMRDNRLRKIGIYCGHELPPVVNSEQSVLRLEFYSDRTVQRSGFVAQFVIDVDECSINNGGCQHRCRNTFGSYQCSCRNGYTLDENGHNCTETRCKFEITTSYGVLQSPNYPEDYPRNIYCYWHFQTVLGHRIQLTFHDFAVESHQECIYDYVAIYDGRSENSSTLGIYCGGREPYAVIASTNEMFMVLSTDAGLQRKGFKATYVSECGGYLRATNHSQTFYSHPRYGSRPYRRNMYCDWRIQADPESSVKIRFLHFEIEYSERCDYDYLEVTEEGYSMNTIHGRFCGKHKPPIIVSNSDTLLLRFQTDESNSLRGFAISFMAVDPPEDSAGEDFDAVTPFPGYLKNMYSSETGSENLPLAHLLPPSRLM, encoded by the exons ATGAAAATGAAAGCgaaattattgtttgtgttctCTGTGGGAGCTCTGCTGATGGCCTTTCTGGCGGATTTCGCGGAAGGCAGGCGACTGAGTCAGCTGCCCGAGAGTGAGTGTGACTTTGACTTCAAGGAACAGCCGGAGGACTTCTTTGGCCTGCTGGACTCTCCACAG GTGCCGCCAAGAAAGGCAGAGGAGCCAAAGGATGGCAGCCATCAGCTGAGGACAGACAGACAACATTCGGG GAGGCGCAGGAAGCAGCACAAAGCCGGTCTGAGATTACCACCTCCACTACTCTGGACCGACGACGCCGAGGATGTCCTGCAGCACAGTCATTCGTTCATCCAAAATCCCACTTCGCAAGGAAGACCCCTTCAAAGGCAGCGGAGAGCCGTGACTGTGAGGAAGGAGCGAACCTGGGACTACGGGGTAATTCCCTACGAGATCGATGGCATCTTCAGTGGAGCCCACAAGGCGCTCTTCAAGCAGGCCATGCGCCACTGGGAGAACTTCACCTGCATCAAGTTCGTGGAACGCGATCCCAGTTTGCACGTGAACTACATATACTTCACGGTCAAGAACTGCGG ATGCTGCTCCTTCCTGGGCAAGAATGGCAACGGTCGCCAGCCCATCTCCATAGGTCGCAACTGTGAAAAGTTCGGCATCATCATCCATGAACTGGGCCACACCATTGGCTTCCACCATGAGCATGCCCGTGGGGACAGGGACAAGCACATCGTCATCAACAAGGCGAACATCATGAGGGGTCAGGAGTACAACTTCGATGTGCTGTCGCAGGAGGAGGTGGACCTGCCACTGCTGCCCTACGACCTCAACTCCATCATGCACTACGCCAAGAACTCGTTCTCGAAGAGTCCCTACCTGGATACCATCACGCCCATAGGTATTCCACCGGGAACCCCCTTGGAGCTGGGTCAGAGAAGGCGCCTCAGTCGTGGGGACATTGTCCAGGCCAATCTGCTCTATAAATGCGCCTCCTGCGGAAGGACTTATCAGCAGAACTCCGGAAATATAGTGAGTCCACACTTTGTGTACTCGGGCAACGGAGTGCTGACGGAATTCGAAGGCAGTGGAGATGCCGGAGAGGAGTCCTCGCCGGGGTCCGAGTTCGATGCCTCCCTGACCAACTGCGAGTGGCGGATCACAGCCACCAATGGCGAGAAGGTCATCCTGCATCTGCAACAGCTGCACCTGATGAGCTCCAAGGACTGCTCGCAGGATTACCTGGAGATCCGGGACGGCTACTGGCACCGATCGCCACTGGTTAGACGGCTCTGCGGCAATGCCAGTGGGGAGGTCATCACCACCCAGACCAGTCGCATGCTCCTCAACTATGTGAACCGGAATGCAGACAAGGGTTATCGAGGCTTCAAGGCCACATTCGAGG TGGTCTGCGGTGGAGACATCCAGCTGACCAGGGATCAGTCCATAGACTCGCCCAACTATCCGCTGGACTACATGCCCGACAAGGAGTGCGTGTGGCGCATAACGGCTCCGGACAACCACCAGGTGGCCCTGAAGTTCCAGAGTTTCGAGCTGGAGAAGCACGATGGTTGCTCCTACGACTTCGTGGAGATACGAGACGGCAATCACAGCGACTCCAGGCTCATAGGGCGGTTCTGCGGGGATAAGTTGCCTCCAAATATAAA AACCCGCACCAATCAGATGTACATCCGCTTCGTCTCCGATGCTTCCGTGCAAAAGCTGGGATTCTCCGCCGCCCTGATGCTGGATGTGGACGAGTGCAAGTTCACGGATCACGGTTGCCAGCACCTGTGTATCAACACCTTGGGCAGCTACCAGTGCGGCTGTCGAGCGGGATTCGAGTTGCAGGCCAATGGCAAGACCTGCGAGAACGCCTGCGGCGGCGTAGTGGATGCCACTAAGTCCAATGGCTCCCTCTACTCACCCTCCTATCCGGATGTGTATCCCAACTCGAAACAGTGCGTGTGGGAGGTGGTTGCCCCACCGAATCACGCCGTCTTCCTGAACTTCACCCACTTCGATTTGGAGGGCACTCGGTTCCACTACACCAAGTGCAACTACGACTATCTGATAATCTACTCCAAGATGAGGGATAATCGGTTGAGGAAAATTGGCATTTACTGCGGTCACGAACTGCCGCCGGTGGTGAACTCCGAGCAGAGTGTCCTGAGGCTGGAGTTCTACTCGGACCGCACAGTGCAGCGGAGTGGTTTTGTGGCCCAGTTTGTGATAG ACGTGGATGAGTGCTCCATCAACAATGGTGGCTGCCAGCACAGGTGCCGGAACACCTTCGGATCCTACCAGTGCAGCTGCCGGAACGGGTACACTCTGGACGAGAATGGGCACAACTGCACGGAGACGCGCTGCAAGTTCGAGATCACCACGTCGTATGGCGTACTCCAGAGTCCCAACTACCCGGAGGACTACCCCCGCAACATCTACTGCTACTGGCACTTCCAGACCGTCCTGGGCCATCGGATCCAGTTGACGTTCCACGACTTTGCGGTGGAGAGCCACCAGGAGTGCATCTACGACTACGTGGCCATCTACGATGGTCGCTCCGAGAACAGCTCCACCCTGGGGATATATTGCGGTGGGCGGGAGCCCTACGCCGTGATTGCTTCCACCAACGAGATGTTCATGGTCCTTTCCACGGATGCGGGTCTGCAGAGGAAGGGCTTCAAGGCCACCTATGTCTCCGAGTGCGGTGGCTATCTGAGGGCCACGAATCACTCGCAGACCTTCTACTCGCACCCGCGGTACGGAAGTAGACCCTACAGGCGGAACATGTACTGCGACTGGCGCATCCAGGCGGATCCGGAGAGCAGCGTCAAGATCCGGTTCCTGCACTTCGAGATCGAGTACTCGGAGCGGTGTGACTACGACTATCTGGAGGTCACCGAGGAGGGCTATTCCATGAACACCATCCACGGGAGATTCTGCGGCAAGCACAAGCCGCCCATTATAGTTTCCAACTCGGACACCTTGCTGCTGCGGTTCCAAACCGACGAGAGTAACTCCCTTAGGGGATTCGCCATCTCCTTCATGGCCGTGGATCCGCCGGAGGACTCGGCTGGCGAGGATTTCGATGCGGTCACGCCCTTTCCGGGTTACCTCAAGAACATGTATTCCTCCGAGACGGGGAGCGAGAACCTGCCACTCGCCCACCTCCTGCCGCCCAGTAGGCTTATGTAA